A region from the Cellvibrio sp. PSBB006 genome encodes:
- a CDS encoding TetR/AcrR family transcriptional regulator, with protein MKTSSMTSEKILDAARTLILAGGYNAFSYADVAEAVGIRKASIHHHFPGKVDLVRTLLITYRHQMASGIADIDLQIPDPLERLRAYAGYWEKCILDARAPFCICALLASELPVLPEALQSEIKTFFTTLSGWLTSVFEQGVQQKSIRIVNAPYVEAESFMATIHGAMLSARAYGDPKLFGIIVSPLLARLSVNS; from the coding sequence ATGAAAACATCCTCCATGACATCCGAAAAAATCCTCGACGCCGCCCGCACGTTAATCCTTGCGGGAGGGTATAACGCGTTTAGCTACGCGGATGTAGCCGAAGCCGTGGGTATCCGCAAGGCGAGCATCCACCATCACTTCCCAGGCAAGGTTGATTTGGTGCGTACGCTTCTAATCACCTATCGACATCAGATGGCGTCGGGCATTGCAGACATTGATCTCCAGATACCAGATCCTCTCGAAAGACTCCGCGCTTATGCTGGGTATTGGGAAAAATGCATTCTGGATGCACGTGCGCCGTTCTGTATTTGTGCACTTTTGGCGAGTGAATTGCCTGTACTGCCAGAGGCGTTGCAATCGGAAATCAAAACATTTTTTACGACGTTATCGGGATGGCTGACATCCGTTTTTGAGCAAGGTGTGCAGCAGAAATCGATTCGAATTGTTAACGCACCCTACGTGGAAGCCGAATCGTTTATGGCAACGATTCACGGCGCAATGCTATCCGCTCGCGCTTATGGCGATCCAAAACTATTTGGAATTATTGTTAGTCCGCTTTTAGCACGATTGTCCGTCAATTCGTAA
- a CDS encoding DUF4166 domain-containing protein, whose protein sequence is MNALKEKEGVWFVHDGECPICQHAAKALRIKEDYGTLHTVNARDVSEDEPLIKEINQLGLDLDEGMVIYTRGEFFHGKDALKFIAQYGESKNTFMAAAKGFFWSDHLSRLMYPWMRGARNWFLRRKKVHRIDNLALKSEPIFKSIFGNSWEELPLVMKRHYANRPYTQDTTTVNGVLNIMCKPPLLYMSPLMSLLGQIPTRNDNNVPVSVNFQSDANYKYFYFNRVFHFANGKPYTFQSRMLQIKGDEVVEIMRFGFGWKMRYAWDGEKVVLSHKGYALQLFGHLIPLPLTILLGAGYAEEHPIDDNTFDMQTHITHPWWGKVYEYKGRFKIAE, encoded by the coding sequence ATGAATGCATTGAAAGAAAAAGAAGGCGTGTGGTTTGTCCACGATGGTGAGTGCCCGATCTGTCAGCACGCGGCTAAAGCCTTACGTATAAAAGAAGATTACGGGACGTTACACACCGTTAATGCTCGTGACGTGAGTGAAGATGAACCACTGATAAAGGAAATAAACCAGCTGGGCCTCGACCTGGATGAAGGCATGGTGATTTACACCCGTGGTGAGTTTTTTCACGGTAAGGACGCATTAAAATTTATCGCCCAATACGGGGAGAGCAAGAATACTTTCATGGCTGCTGCCAAAGGATTTTTCTGGTCGGATCACCTTTCCAGATTGATGTATCCGTGGATGCGTGGTGCGCGCAATTGGTTTTTAAGACGAAAGAAGGTTCATCGTATCGATAACCTTGCTCTAAAAAGCGAACCCATTTTTAAATCTATCTTTGGAAACAGCTGGGAAGAATTACCGTTGGTGATGAAGCGGCATTATGCCAATCGACCTTACACGCAGGACACAACAACCGTTAACGGCGTGTTAAATATCATGTGCAAGCCACCCTTGTTATACATGTCGCCACTGATGTCGCTTCTGGGACAAATTCCAACGCGCAATGATAATAATGTACCAGTGAGCGTTAATTTTCAGAGCGATGCAAACTACAAATATTTTTATTTCAATCGTGTTTTTCACTTCGCCAACGGAAAACCATACACATTCCAATCTCGCATGCTCCAGATAAAAGGTGACGAGGTTGTTGAGATTATGCGATTCGGTTTTGGCTGGAAAATGCGGTATGCATGGGATGGTGAAAAAGTTGTTTTGTCGCATAAAGGTTACGCCTTGCAACTCTTCGGCCACTTGATTCCGCTACCGCTAACAATACTCTTGGGCGCCGGATATGCGGAAGAACATCCTATTGATGACAATACGTTTGATATGCAAACCCATATCACCCATCCCTGGTGGGGAAAGGTTTATGAATACAAAGGGCGCTTTAAGATAGCAGAGTGA
- a CDS encoding pyridoxamine 5'-phosphate oxidase family protein, translated as MDSINKNQPEHNHEDLNGTAAVEKIKHIVDKAESCFFSTSFHVAGSSGTRPMGAQEVDDEGNLWFLSANDSHKDQEIAINPNVTLYFQGSAHSDFLVLKGTATASRDEKKIKALWQPIFKTWFTEGENDPRISVIKVAPTEGYYWDTKHGFAVAGIKMVIGALTSKTLDDSIEGKVKL; from the coding sequence ATGGATTCGATCAACAAAAACCAACCCGAACACAATCATGAAGATTTAAACGGCACAGCGGCTGTCGAGAAGATCAAACACATTGTTGATAAAGCAGAGAGCTGCTTTTTTAGTACCTCGTTTCACGTTGCTGGATCTTCTGGCACGCGTCCGATGGGCGCACAGGAGGTGGACGACGAAGGAAACCTGTGGTTTCTGAGTGCTAACGATAGCCATAAAGATCAGGAGATTGCGATTAACCCGAACGTGACTTTGTATTTTCAGGGGTCAGCACATTCTGATTTCCTGGTACTAAAAGGTACTGCCACAGCGTCGCGCGATGAGAAGAAAATTAAAGCACTCTGGCAGCCGATTTTTAAAACCTGGTTCACCGAAGGCGAAAATGATCCGCGTATTTCCGTGATTAAAGTTGCCCCAACGGAAGGCTACTACTGGGATACTAAACACGGCTTCGCTGTAGCGGGTATCAAGATGGTGATTGGCGCGCTAACCAGTAAAACGCTGGACGATTCGATAGAAGGAAAAGTTAAACTTTAA
- a CDS encoding ATP-binding protein: MIMESRLLIYAPTGKDGRLLAGVLERAQMDCYVCTRFDEAFEEMGKGAGAIILADEALTVEFLKVVRPFLDNQPTWSDFPFLVLRQTAPDTPDMRSRYLKLGNVTLLDRPVRSVTLVSAATSVLRARKRQYEMREIDRRKDEFLAMLAHELRNPLAPISAASELLSVPTLDRERIQQTSEIISRQVRHMTGLIDDLLDVSRVSRGLVTLDQGIQDAWQIVASAVEQVRPIMDSRQHHLSVRDAPVAASIFGDQKRLVQIIANILNNAAKYTPSGGDISLSVEVDDASVIFTVEDNGIGMEPSVLNRVFDMFAQGERNSDRTQGGLGIGLAIVKSLVSLHGGSVAAHSAGLGRGSTFTLTLPRVAHQNMPARTPLPELPPVQSSPRVLVVDDNVDAATTLGTILEIAGYEVSIEHSARAALDRVATESPKACLLDIGLPDMDGITLARQLRNRPDTASSLMIAITGYGQNSDRQKSLHAGFDHHLVKPVDLPQLLKILSSL, encoded by the coding sequence ATGATTATGGAAAGCCGTCTACTGATTTATGCACCTACCGGCAAGGACGGTAGGCTATTGGCTGGCGTTCTCGAACGCGCGCAGATGGATTGCTATGTGTGCACCCGATTCGATGAAGCGTTTGAAGAAATGGGGAAGGGGGCTGGTGCCATTATCCTGGCGGATGAAGCGCTGACTGTAGAATTCCTGAAAGTGGTTCGCCCATTTCTTGATAATCAACCTACCTGGTCTGATTTTCCTTTTTTGGTGCTGCGGCAAACTGCCCCCGACACACCGGACATGCGCAGTCGCTATCTCAAGTTGGGCAATGTTACCTTGCTGGACCGGCCCGTCAGGAGCGTAACGCTCGTCAGCGCCGCCACGTCGGTATTGCGTGCGCGTAAACGGCAATACGAGATGCGTGAAATTGATCGGCGCAAAGATGAGTTCCTCGCGATGCTCGCGCATGAATTGCGCAACCCTCTGGCGCCGATCAGTGCGGCGTCTGAATTGCTCAGTGTGCCAACCTTGGATCGCGAAAGAATTCAACAAACCAGCGAAATTATTTCGCGGCAAGTGCGCCACATGACCGGTCTTATTGATGACTTGCTGGATGTGTCCAGAGTATCGCGCGGGCTGGTTACGCTCGACCAGGGCATTCAGGACGCATGGCAAATTGTGGCCAGCGCCGTGGAGCAGGTTCGCCCGATCATGGATTCGCGACAACATCACTTAAGCGTGCGCGACGCACCGGTTGCTGCCTCAATCTTTGGTGATCAAAAAAGATTGGTGCAGATCATTGCCAACATTTTGAATAACGCGGCGAAATATACGCCTTCGGGCGGTGATATTTCTCTCAGTGTCGAAGTCGATGATGCGAGTGTTATTTTTACGGTTGAGGATAATGGTATCGGAATGGAACCGAGTGTCCTTAATCGTGTATTTGATATGTTCGCCCAAGGCGAAAGAAATTCAGATCGCACCCAGGGCGGTTTGGGAATAGGGCTCGCTATCGTCAAGAGTCTTGTCAGCTTGCACGGCGGCAGCGTGGCGGCGCACAGTGCCGGGCTTGGGAGAGGCAGCACGTTTACATTAACCTTGCCCCGCGTTGCGCATCAGAACATGCCCGCGCGAACCCCGCTTCCTGAATTACCGCCGGTGCAATCATCCCCTCGCGTATTGGTGGTGGATGACAATGTCGATGCGGCGACGACACTGGGAACTATTCTGGAAATTGCCGGCTATGAGGTTTCTATTGAACACAGCGCCAGGGCCGCCCTTGATCGGGTTGCGACTGAATCGCCAAAAGCCTGTTTGCTCGATATTGGATTGCCCGACATGGATGGCATCACCCTCGCGCGACAACTGCGCAATCGCCCTGACACAGCATCCTCCCTGATGATTGCCATTACCGGCTACGGTCAGAACAGTGATCGGCAAAAGTCGCTTCACGCAGGCTTTGATCACCATCTGGTAAAACCGGTCGACCTTCCGCAATTGCTTAAGATATTGTCGTCGCTCTAG
- a CDS encoding ATPase domain-containing protein, producing MATQNTVSKDFISSGVPGLDLVLGGGLTKERLYLVEGDPGSGKTTMALQFLIEGARQGEKVLYVTLAENEVELRAVADSHGFSMDGVTVHEVIPEEGLLDPAEQYTALHPSEVELSETNNLILEMIEKLRPTRVVLDSLSELQLLSGDALRYRRHVLGLKQYFARRSCTALLLDDKSSIRRDLQVRSITHGVISLQHFDSEYGAERRVVRILKYRGIAYRRGPHDYSIITGGIVVYPNVIAAESRELAERGQIKSGLDAFDALLGGGIEEGSSTLISGPPGTGKSSLANQFVKAVTESGDKASMFLFEESFNTLLNRSKGIGLDLRAPFESGLLSVHQIDPAEMSPGEFSHAVCKSADDGAKVIVIDSLNGYLNAMPHARFLSTHLHEVLTYLGQRGVATFLIGVQQGMVGTMTTGIDVSYMADNVLILRYFEARGSVEKAISVFKKRGSAHETTLRRLCITKNGIEVGAVLNNFQGVLTGVPSVVSPLDDIRSQEITK from the coding sequence ATGGCTACGCAAAATACCGTGAGCAAAGATTTTATCTCCTCGGGTGTTCCTGGGCTCGACCTTGTATTGGGAGGCGGGTTAACGAAAGAACGGCTTTATCTCGTCGAAGGTGATCCGGGCTCGGGCAAGACCACCATGGCGCTGCAATTTCTGATTGAGGGTGCGCGGCAAGGTGAAAAAGTGTTGTATGTCACGCTTGCCGAAAATGAAGTAGAGCTGCGAGCCGTTGCTGATTCACACGGTTTTTCAATGGATGGTGTGACAGTGCATGAGGTGATTCCGGAAGAAGGTTTGCTTGATCCGGCTGAGCAGTACACGGCGCTTCATCCGTCAGAGGTGGAGCTGAGTGAAACGAATAATCTCATCCTTGAAATGATAGAGAAGCTGCGCCCCACACGTGTTGTGCTGGACTCTTTGTCGGAGCTACAACTGTTGTCCGGCGATGCGTTGCGGTATCGCCGGCATGTGCTCGGCCTTAAGCAATACTTTGCACGACGTTCATGCACAGCGCTGTTACTTGATGACAAGTCATCCATTCGCCGGGATTTACAAGTGCGCAGTATTACCCACGGTGTGATTTCACTGCAGCATTTTGATTCTGAATACGGAGCCGAACGGCGCGTTGTGCGGATACTGAAATATCGCGGCATTGCCTACCGTCGTGGACCGCATGATTACAGCATTATCACCGGTGGGATTGTTGTGTACCCCAACGTTATCGCTGCTGAATCACGCGAGTTGGCAGAGCGGGGGCAAATTAAAAGCGGACTGGATGCATTCGATGCGTTGCTGGGCGGCGGAATCGAAGAAGGTTCCAGCACACTGATTTCCGGACCACCCGGTACGGGAAAATCCAGTTTGGCTAATCAATTTGTAAAAGCGGTAACAGAGAGCGGCGACAAAGCCTCCATGTTTCTGTTCGAAGAATCGTTCAACACACTTCTCAATCGCAGCAAAGGCATCGGCCTGGATTTACGCGCACCTTTTGAGTCCGGCTTGCTCAGTGTGCATCAAATTGATCCTGCTGAAATGTCGCCGGGAGAATTTTCACACGCTGTGTGTAAGTCGGCGGATGACGGAGCGAAAGTGATTGTGATTGATAGCTTGAACGGCTATCTGAATGCCATGCCCCATGCGCGTTTTCTTTCGACGCATTTGCATGAGGTTTTAACTTATCTTGGCCAGCGTGGCGTGGCGACGTTTCTTATTGGTGTCCAACAGGGTATGGTTGGGACAATGACCACCGGAATCGATGTGAGCTATATGGCAGATAACGTTTTGATTCTGCGTTATTTCGAAGCGCGTGGTTCGGTAGAAAAAGCGATATCGGTTTTCAAAAAACGTGGCAGTGCTCACGAAACGACACTACGCCGACTCTGTATTACCAAGAATGGAATTGAAGTTGGAGCAGTGCTCAATAATTTTCAGGGCGTGCTGACCGGTGTGCCATCCGTTGTAAGTCCTCTCGATGATATTAGGTCACAGGAAATAACCAAGTAG
- a CDS encoding SDR family oxidoreductase, producing the protein MKTVLITGCSSGYGLETARYFLAQGWQVIATMRSPREDILPASPRLRVLPLDVTNPESIAAVLDASGHIDVLVNNAGIGLFGAFEVTPMATIREIFETNTFGVMAMTQAVLPQFRARRAGMIVNVTSSATLAPMPLVAVYTASKTAIQGFTGSLAHELAEFTIGVKLVEPGYGPSTRFAENGGERMAGLIPESYAAYAQSVFTLFAQQAAFTRESDVAEVVWRAANDSSKQLHFPAGADALALVSAT; encoded by the coding sequence ATGAAAACAGTTCTTATCACCGGTTGCTCGTCAGGTTACGGCCTGGAAACCGCTCGCTATTTTCTCGCCCAGGGCTGGCAGGTGATCGCCACCATGCGCAGTCCGCGTGAAGATATCTTGCCGGCGTCGCCACGGTTGCGCGTGTTGCCGTTGGATGTGACAAACCCCGAAAGTATCGCCGCCGTGCTCGATGCCAGCGGGCATATCGATGTGCTCGTGAATAACGCGGGCATTGGTTTGTTCGGCGCCTTTGAAGTCACGCCCATGGCGACGATTCGTGAAATTTTTGAAACCAATACCTTCGGGGTGATGGCGATGACGCAAGCGGTGTTGCCACAATTTCGCGCGCGCCGTGCGGGGATGATTGTGAATGTGACCTCCAGTGCGACCCTCGCACCCATGCCATTGGTCGCGGTTTACACCGCAAGTAAGACCGCCATTCAGGGTTTTACCGGATCGCTCGCGCACGAGCTGGCAGAGTTTACTATCGGGGTAAAACTGGTGGAGCCCGGCTATGGGCCATCGACCCGTTTTGCGGAAAATGGTGGCGAGCGCATGGCGGGATTAATCCCGGAAAGTTATGCCGCTTACGCGCAGTCCGTGTTTACGTTGTTTGCGCAGCAGGCGGCGTTTACCAGGGAATCGGATGTGGCCGAGGTGGTGTGGCGAGCAGCGAATGACAGCTCAAAGCAATTGCATTTTCCAGCGGGTGCAGATGCGCTTGCCTTGGTTTCTGCAACATAA
- a CDS encoding AraC family transcriptional regulator encodes MMHNPLSDVIALLRPSQVFSKAISGAGRWGVRYSSFGHPSFCVVLEGSCLLAVDGEAMLTLEAGDFVLLSSTPGFTMSGFEPVTPIQTDPLASAGDMDEVRHGDPNAEPDVRLLGGYFAFDSPDAALLVSLLPTLVHVRGEERLATLVRLVSDECKAQRPGRDSILTRLIDVLLIEALRATPGEKTPPGLLRGLADPRLALALRNMHRDPAHPWTVAELAKHATLSRSAFFERFSHAVGIPPMEYLLAWRMAVAKRLLRQPDAGLTKIAERVGYGSASAFSTAFTRYAGEPPSQYSRQYLKAITS; translated from the coding sequence ATGATGCATAACCCTCTCTCCGATGTCATCGCCCTGCTCCGGCCCAGCCAGGTGTTCTCCAAAGCCATCAGCGGCGCCGGGCGTTGGGGCGTGCGCTATTCATCCTTCGGCCACCCGAGCTTTTGTGTCGTGCTTGAAGGAAGCTGCCTGTTGGCCGTGGATGGCGAAGCGATGCTGACACTGGAGGCAGGCGATTTTGTGTTGCTGTCATCAACACCCGGCTTCACCATGTCGGGCTTCGAGCCGGTGACGCCCATACAGACAGATCCACTCGCCAGCGCGGGTGACATGGATGAAGTTCGCCACGGCGACCCGAATGCAGAACCCGACGTGCGCTTGTTAGGTGGCTATTTTGCTTTCGATTCACCCGACGCAGCCTTGCTCGTCTCGCTGCTACCGACGCTGGTGCATGTACGCGGCGAGGAACGACTTGCGACGCTGGTACGACTCGTGAGTGATGAATGCAAAGCACAAAGACCGGGCCGGGACTCGATCCTGACGCGATTAATAGACGTGTTATTAATTGAAGCCCTGCGCGCAACCCCCGGCGAAAAAACACCACCCGGTTTACTACGCGGCTTAGCCGACCCACGGCTCGCACTCGCCCTGCGCAACATGCACCGCGACCCGGCGCACCCGTGGACCGTAGCCGAACTCGCGAAACACGCCACACTCTCGCGCTCCGCATTTTTCGAACGCTTCTCACACGCCGTAGGCATACCACCGATGGAATATCTATTAGCCTGGCGCATGGCCGTCGCAAAACGCCTGCTCCGCCAACCCGATGCAGGACTCACAAAAATCGCCGAACGCGTCGGCTACGGCTCAGCCAGCGCTTTCAGTACCGCGTTCACGCGCTACGCCGGCGAACCACCAAGCCAATATTCCCGGCAGTATTTAAAAGCAATCACTTCGTGA